Proteins encoded by one window of Panicum virgatum strain AP13 chromosome 7N, P.virgatum_v5, whole genome shotgun sequence:
- the LOC120683909 gene encoding uncharacterized protein LOC120683909: protein MALGDPDTRPDEETIFVPNSFDLERDARDWESCTLVSWAMHLPRGAGASDIEELLLGELNLHRGDLNVTVHQPEPFLIRFERKEDCDKARSQGRFQRRGIDICLRRWRSLTHAMGLRLFYRVRLYLDGIPGHAWTPDIVERVIGRRCALQCINTDLVQPQDTRHVDLWAWTADPGAIPKRVWLVFTHRPCDRSSAVLVLREQPDRWLQGVRYEVFLHVGLLRTTRRRRMTSTGQPPTRRPSSQPSAPTSGAMASWMVLRRPRAFPSLHMIRPPPMRGALRPGLTSWLRAPGNGPSLAMSRTALPLTVTGGGLLLRNAAGAVATRRNTMGAIGTRPSGAGPRPN, encoded by the coding sequence ATGGCGCTCGGAGACCCTGACACTCGCCCTGACGAGGAGACAATCTTTGTCCCAAATTCTTTCGATTTGGAGCGTGATGCCCGTGATTGGGAATCCTGCACCTTGGTGTCGTGGGCGATGCATCTGCCGCGCGGTGCTGGGGCAAGCGACATCGAAGAACTCCTGCTTGGCGAGCTGAACCTGCACCGTGGCGACCTCAACGTCACGGTCCACCAGCCGGAGCCATTCCTGATCCGGTTCGAGCGAAAGGAGGACTGCGACAAGGCAAGAAGCCAAGGAAGGTTCCAGCGCCGCGGCATCGACATTTGCCTGCGGCGTTGGCGAAGCCTCACGCACGCGATGGGACTTCGGCTCTTCTACCGCGTCAGGCTGTACCTCGACGGCATTCCCGGCCATGCTTGGACGCCGGACATTGTGGAGCGCGTCATCGGCCGACGTTGCGCCCTGCAGTGCATCAACACCGACCTCGTGCAGCCGCAGGACACGAGGCATGTCGACTTGTGGGCCTGGACTGCGGACCCGGGTGCCATCCCCAAGCGGGTGTGGCTCGTCTTCACCCACCGGCCTTGCGACAGGTCCTCGGCGGTGCTCGTCCTGCGCGAACAGCCGGACCGCTGGCTCCAGGGAGTCCGCTACGAAGTCTTCCTGCACGTGGGCTTGTTGAGGActacacggcggcggcgcatgacCTCCACGGGGCAACCTCCAACCCGGCGGCCTTCAAGCCAACCAAGCGCCCCTACATCTGGCGCTATGGCTTCATGGATGGtgctccggcggccgcgcgcctTCCCAAGCCTCCACATGATCAGGCCGCCCCCGATGCGGGGCGCCCTGCGTCCTGGGCTGACCAGCTGGCTCAGGGCGCCCGGGAACGGGCCGAGCCTAGCAATGTCCAGGACCGCACTGCCGTTGACTGTGACGGGCGGGGGGCTGCTGCTCCGGAATGCGGCGGGCGCGGTCGCGACACGGCGGAACACGATGGGCGCGATAGGAACACGACCGAGCGGGGCCGGACCACGTCCGAACTGA
- the LOC120681262 gene encoding subtilisin-like protease, translating to MEDKSLKLPSLVLVPFLLLAAAAVATGDELATFIVHVHPQESHVVLATADDRNAWYRSFLPEDGRLVHAYHHVASGFAARLTRRELDALSAMPGFVAAVPDQTYELHTTHTPRFLGLDYSPDANRSSYPAVSERGAGVIIGVLDSGILPTHPSFSGDGMPPPPTKWKGRCDFNGRPVCNNKLIGARSFISRPNKDRSNSSSNDWRAAPPVDGSGHGTHTASTAAGAVVPGAQVLGQGWGVATGIAPRAHVAMYKVCQGKCRGSDVLAGVDTAVADGCDIISMSLGRASTPFYRDNKAIATFGAIEKGVFVTASAGNSGPNVTSVHNEAPWMLTVAASTMDRSIRSTVRLGNGLFFHGESAYQPANVSASTFYPLVYAGASGKPYAELCGKGSLDGLDVRGKIVLCEVGSDEPELRISRIGKGKVVKRAGGAGMVLLNTFPHGYTTNAAAHVLPASHVDYAAASAIKSYVSSTANATAQILFYGTILGTSPAPSIAALSSRGPSLQSPGILKPDVTGPGVNVLAAWASQVGPPSASPPPGPTFNFRSGTSMSAPHLSGVAALIKSRHPHWSPAAIKSAIMTTADATDRAGNPILNEQRVPAGLFATGAGHVNPEKAMDPGLVYDIAASDYIGYLCGLYSSRNVSVIARRPIDCSAITVIPESRLNYPSISVAFQRTWNWSTPMVVERTVKNVGKVPAAYHAAVDVFDDAVTVDVYPRELVFTQVNQEQSFKVIVLPRRNGAPVVEGSLRWVSDTYTVRSPISISFS from the coding sequence ATGGAGGACAAAAGCTTGAAGCTCCCCTCGCTCGTCCTCGTTCcgttcctcctcctcgcggccgcTGCCGTGGCCACCGGCGACGAGCTCGCCACGTTCATCGTCCACGTGCACCCGCAGGAGAGCCACGTCGtcctcgccaccgccgacgaccGGAACGCGTGGTACAGGTCGTTCCTGCCCGAGGACGGCCGGCTCGTCCACGCGTACCACCACGTCGCCAGCGGCTTCGCGGCCCGGCTGACGCGGCGGGAGCTCGACGCGCTGTCCGCGATGCCCGGGTTCGTGGCCGCGGTGCCGGACCAGACGTACGAGCTGCACACGACGCACACGCCTCGGTTCCTCGGGCTGGACTACTCCCCGGACGCCAACAGGTCATCCTACCCTGCTGTCTCAGAACGCGGCGCTGGGGTCATCATCGGCGTGCTCGACAGCGGCATCCTCCCGACCCACCCCTCCTTCAGCGGCGACGgcatgccgccaccgccgaccaAGTGGAAGGGCCGCTGCGACTTCAACGGCCGCCCGGTGTGCAACAACAAGCTCATCGGCGCCCGCTCTTTCATCTCCCGTCCCAACAAGGACAGGAGCAACTCCTCCTCCAACGactggcgggcggcgccgccggtcgATGGCTCCGGGCACGGCACGCACACCGCCAGCACGGCCGCGGGAGCCGTCGTGCCAGGCGCTCAGGTTCTTGGCCAGGGCTGGGGTGTCGCCACCGGAATCGCGCCCCGCGCGCATGTGGCCATGTACAAGGTGTGCCAGGGCAAGTGCCGCGGCTCTGACGTACTCGCCGGCGTTGACACCGCTGTGGCCGACGGCTGCGACATCATCTCCATGTCTCTCGGTCGAGCGTCGACGCCGTTCTACCGAGACAACAAGGCCATCGCGACGTTCGGCGCGATCGAGAAGGGGGTCTTTGTCACCGCGTCGGCTGGCAACTCTGGCCCGAACGTCACCTCCGTCCACAACGAGGCGCCCTGGATGCTCACCGTCGCCGCAAGCACGATGGACCGGTCCATCCGCTCGACGGTCCGGTTGGGGAACGGCCTCTTCTTCCACGGCGAGTCGGCGTACCAGCCTGCCAATGTCTCGGCCTCCACCTTCTACCCGCTGGTCTACGCTGGCGCAAGCGGGAAGCCGTACGCCGAGCTCTGCGGCAAGGGCTCGCTGGACGGCCTGGACGTCAGGGGCAAGATAGTGCTCTGCGAGGTCGGGAGCGACGAGCCGGAGCTCCGCATCTCGAGGATCGGGAAAGGCAAGGTGGTAaagcgcgccggcggcgccggcatggTATTGCTGAACACATTTCCCCACGGCTACACCACGAACGCCGCAGCGCACGTCCTCCCGGCGTCGCACGTCGACTatgccgccgcctcggccaTCAAGTCCTACGTCAGCTCCACGGCGAACGCCACGGCGCAGATCCTCTTCTACGGTACGATCCTCGGCACGTCGCCGGCTCCGTCGATCGCCGCCCTCTCCTCCCGTGGGCCTAGCCTCCAGAGCCCCGGCATCCTGAAGCCCGACGTCACGGGACCCGGCGTGAACGTGCTCGCCGCGTGGGCGTCCCAGGTGGGTCCGCCGTCAGCATCTCCACCACCCGGACCGACCTTCAACTTTCGCTCCGGCACGTCCATGTCGGCGCCTCACCTCAGCGGCGTCGCGGCGCTCATCAAGAGCAGGCACCCTcactggtcgccggcggcgatcaaGTCGGCGATCATGAccaccgccgacgccaccgaccgCGCCGGCAACCCAATCCTCAACGAGCAGCGCGTGCCGGCCGGCCTGTTCGCCACCGGCGCCGGCCATGTCAACCCCGAGAAGGCCATGGACCCCGGCCTGGTCTACGACATCGCGGCCAGCGACTACATCGGCTACCTCTGCGGCCTGTACAGCAGCCGGAACGTCTCGGTGATCGCGCGGAGGCCGATCGACTGCTCGGCCATCACGGTGATCCCGGAGAGCAGGCTGAACTACCCGTCGATCTCGGTCGCGTTCCAGCGGACGTGGAACTGGAGCACGCCTATGGTCGTCGAGCGCACGGTGAAGAACGTCGGGAAGGTGCCGGCGGCGTACCACGCGGCGGTCGACGTATTCGACGACGCCGTGACCGTCGACGTGTATCCGCGGGAACTGGTGTTCACGCAGGTGAACCAGGAGCAGAGCTTCAAAGTGATCGTGCTGCCGAGGCGGAATGGTGCTCCGGTGGTGGAAGGCTCGCTCCGGTGGGTGTCAGACACGTACACCGTCAGGAGCCCCATCTCCATTTCCTTCTCCTGA